In Caldisphaera lagunensis DSM 15908, a single genomic region encodes these proteins:
- the speD gene encoding adenosylmethionine decarboxylase, with protein MNLEVNEESRSDVDFIVGKHVYGSLYGLKPEIADDEELIRQTVLDAVKAANATLIQLMSWKIPGIKGGVSVMALVNESHIVIHTWKEYRYATVDVYTCGNHTNPEKAYKLIVERLKPQYYSYNYADRTQFPTSSPVKRDEMRIETATPY; from the coding sequence ATGAACTTAGAAGTGAATGAAGAATCCCGTAGTGATGTGGATTTTATTGTAGGGAAGCATGTTTACGGTAGTTTATATGGTTTAAAACCAGAAATAGCAGATGATGAAGAATTAATAAGACAAACAGTTCTTGATGCAGTTAAGGCTGCTAATGCCACTTTAATACAACTAATGAGCTGGAAGATACCTGGTATTAAAGGCGGCGTATCAGTAATGGCATTAGTAAATGAAAGTCATATAGTAATACATACTTGGAAGGAGTATAGATATGCAACAGTAGATGTATATACATGTGGAAATCATACAAACCCAGAAAAAGCATATAAATTAATCGTGGAAAGATTAAAGCCTCAATATTATTCATATAATTATGCAGATAGAACACAATTCCCAACATCAAGTCCAGTTAAAAGGGATGAGATGAGAATAGAAACGGCTACCCCTTATTAG
- a CDS encoding FAD-dependent oxidoreductase, which translates to MNKETLAIIGGGDAGMTTASWARRRKPHMNIIVFEKTNLISHAPCGLPYFIEGLFDDEKLLSAYTPEEFEKERNVNIRINHEIIELDLDNRVIYAKNRNNNDIIKLEYDYLAIATGSKPKKIKYDNESRIFYVHHPSLAREVKEKIMNLNNVAIIGGGILGVELAEALVRNGKNVLLIHKNAYLLNKMLDNDMASYINNYVSKDIKLKLNEEVLEITDGGRVIITNNGKYEVDGTIVSIGVEPNTELINDKNMIGETKAIKTDEYMRTSYKDVYAVGDVAESTNIITGMPDWQPFAPVAGKMGFTAGNHIGGVNYRFPGLIGTAITKYGEYFIAKTGLTENEAKKYGFKTISTIIRSNTRARYYPGGKEIIIKLIADENTQKLIGAQIIGQEEVLGRIDLLALAIMKSNTLYDLFYLEHAYMPAISRSWDPVILAARSLLTKF; encoded by the coding sequence ATTGGCAATAATAGGTGGCGGAGACGCTGGAATGACAACAGCATCATGGGCCAGAAGGAGAAAACCCCATATGAATATAATAGTATTTGAAAAAACGAACTTAATCAGTCATGCACCATGCGGATTACCTTATTTTATAGAAGGATTATTCGATGATGAGAAACTTCTATCAGCATATACACCAGAAGAATTTGAAAAAGAAAGAAATGTTAATATAAGAATTAACCATGAAATAATAGAGCTAGACTTAGACAATAGAGTTATTTATGCAAAAAATAGAAATAATAATGATATTATTAAATTAGAATATGATTATTTAGCTATAGCAACTGGTTCTAAGCCTAAGAAGATTAAATACGATAATGAATCAAGAATTTTCTATGTTCATCACCCCTCTTTGGCAAGAGAAGTAAAAGAGAAAATAATGAACTTAAATAATGTAGCAATAATAGGTGGTGGGATACTAGGCGTTGAATTGGCAGAAGCGCTGGTTAGAAATGGGAAAAATGTTTTATTAATACATAAGAACGCGTATTTGCTAAATAAGATGCTAGACAACGATATGGCTTCATATATCAACAATTATGTCTCTAAAGATATAAAACTAAAATTAAATGAAGAGGTTTTAGAGATAACTGATGGGGGAAGGGTTATAATTACTAATAACGGTAAATACGAAGTTGATGGAACAATAGTTTCTATAGGTGTTGAACCAAATACAGAACTAATCAATGATAAGAATATGATAGGAGAAACTAAAGCAATAAAGACAGATGAATACATGAGAACAAGTTATAAAGATGTTTATGCCGTAGGTGATGTTGCAGAATCAACTAACATTATAACAGGAATGCCTGATTGGCAACCATTTGCACCTGTTGCAGGTAAAATGGGATTCACTGCTGGGAATCATATAGGGGGAGTTAATTATAGATTTCCAGGATTAATAGGTACGGCTATAACAAAATATGGAGAGTATTTTATTGCAAAAACAGGATTAACCGAAAATGAAGCCAAAAAATATGGTTTTAAAACTATTTCTACCATAATTAGATCTAATACAAGGGCTAGATATTATCCTGGAGGAAAAGAGATTATAATTAAGTTGATAGCAGACGAAAATACCCAAAAATTAATTGGAGCCCAAATAATAGGCCAAGAAGAAGTTTTAGGAAGAATAGATTTGCTTGCGTTAGCCATAATGAAATCCAATACGTTGTATGATTTGTTTTATTTAGAACATGCCTATATGCCTGCCATATCAAGAAGTTGGGATCCGGTAATTTTAGCAGCTAGATCTTTATTAACTAAATTTTAA
- the trxA gene encoding thioredoxin → MPDISDLDDPELKEILSRKAMEIIKESSKKDNNKNIDINEGPIELNDNNFDEFISKNKGVVVDFWAPWCAPCHMLSPMLEDLSTKYTDIKFVKVNADESPMTASKFYVMSLPTTMLFLNGEPVDRIVGVVPYEVLEERIRWLQAKLY, encoded by the coding sequence ATGCCAGATATATCAGATTTAGATGATCCAGAATTAAAGGAAATATTATCTAGAAAAGCTATGGAAATAATTAAAGAATCAAGCAAAAAAGATAATAATAAAAATATTGATATAAATGAAGGACCTATAGAATTAAATGATAATAATTTTGATGAATTTATTTCCAAAAATAAAGGGGTTGTAGTTGATTTTTGGGCTCCATGGTGTGCTCCATGTCATATGTTATCACCTATGTTAGAGGATCTATCAACAAAATATACAGATATAAAATTTGTTAAGGTTAATGCTGATGAATCTCCAATGACTGCGAGTAAATTTTATGTGATGAGCTTACCAACCACAATGCTATTTCTAAATGGAGAGCCTGTAGATAGGATTGTTGGCGTAGTTCCTTACGAAGTTTTAGAGGAGAGGATAAGATGGCTACAAGCAAAGTTGTATTAA